The sequence CGATCGAACTAAGCGCAGCACAAGAAAGCTATTTAGAACAACGTCTCGAAAAACAAATCCAATGGTACGACCGCTCCGCCCACTTTAATCGCATTAACTATTTTTTATGGCAAACACTTACAATTATTGCCGCGGCATTAGTGCCAGTATTAAGCACCGGTGATAACCCTAACGTTATTTTAATTGCTGTTCTAGGTAGTGCTTCTGCTATTTTTGCAGGGCTATTAAGTGTCTTTAAGTTCCAGGAGAATTGGGTAAAATTTCGCGCTAGCTGTGAAGATTTACGCTCTCACATTTCGCAGTTTCGCGTGCAATCGGGCGGTTATGACAACCGTACCCTTGCCTTTAAGCTATTAGTTGAAAATTGCGAGCGCATCATAGGCGCAGAACGCGGCCAGTGGGTACAGCAGAATTCGCAACAAAAAGACGCTACGGATTCACCCGCAACGCCGTAAGGTATCCCGCTTTCATGTAATTTACACATAGTGCCCCGCCGTGGTAACACCGCGGGGCAAGCGGTTAGGGATTAAATTTTTCGTTCGCCGCTAGCACCAAGAACATATAATTGGTAGCACCGCCACCCATCACGTATTCCGTTTGTTGCCAAAAGAACGGCCATATTTTTAATTCAGGTAAATCTGGCCGAATTAAAGCCGTTCCCGAAATAACACCACCGGGTATATACGACCAGTCTGCGCGGTTAACGCCATAAGCAACGGTTGCAGAATTAGCCCCTACACCCGAA is a genomic window of Teredinibacter purpureus containing:
- a CDS encoding DUF4231 domain-containing protein: MTERQQYLKRPGFHVTAVQLDLNFEGFGYNKWGDGQKCSAGDWLVNNCGDTYTVEKEYFIQHYEEVSPGQFEKIAPVWAEIAKTDGAIETIEGTSAYITGDYLVFDRSIGGQAYAVTKLSFERMYEVVPEPIELSAAQESYLEQRLEKQIQWYDRSAHFNRINYFLWQTLTIIAAALVPVLSTGDNPNVILIAVLGSASAIFAGLLSVFKFQENWVKFRASCEDLRSHISQFRVQSGGYDNRTLAFKLLVENCERIIGAERGQWVQQNSQQKDATDSPATP